The sequence TGATGGGGCTTGATTTAGCTCATGGTGGTCACCTCACCCACGGCAGTCCGGTGAATTTTTCAGGTAAGCTCTACAACATTGTATCCTACGGTGTCTCCCGGGAAACGGGGCGGGTAGATTTTGCCGCAGTCCGGCGCCTGGCCCGTGAGCACCGTCCGAAGCTCATTGTCTGCGGCGGAAGTGCCTATCCCCGCTGCATTGAATTCGAACAGTTCCAGGAAGTGGCCGGTGAAGTGAATGCGCTGCTTCTGGCTGACATCGCCCATCCGGCGGGCTTGGTAGCCACTGGTTATCACCCGTCGCCCTGGCCTTTCTGTGACTTTGTGACCTCTACGACCCATAAGACCCTGCGAGGCCCCCGGGGCGGCTTGATTCTCATGGAGGAGGATCGGGAAAATCCCTGGGGTGTCATAGCATCCAAGAGCGGGCGGGTAAAGCGGATTGGTGAACTGTTGGATGGTACCCTGATGCCGGGGATTCAGGGGGGCCCCCTCATGCATATCATTGCCGCCAAAGCAGTGGCTTTCGGTGAAGCCCTGAAACCGGAGTTCAAGGAATATTGCGGACAAATCGTGCGAAATGCCGTCCAACTGGCCGAGAGTTTCCTGGAACTGGGCTACCAGCTGGTTTCCGGTGGTACGGACACCCACCTTATCCTGGTGGATTTGAGCGACCGGGAGCTGTCCGGGAAAGCGGCGGAGAACGCTTTAGAGGCTGCTGGCTTGACAGTGAACAAGAACATGGTCCCCTTTGATCAGCGTAGCCCGATGGTCACCAGCGGTATCCGGATTGGCACACCCGCGGTAACTACTCGGGGTATGAAGGAGGAGGAAATGCGCCGCATTGCAGGACTCATTGATCGTGTACTCCGCAATCCTGAAAATGAGCCCACCCGCAGTACTGTGAAGCGTGAAGTGCAGGAAATGTGCCGGCAATTCCCTTTATACCAGGCCTAAGAACATGAACTGCCCCTACTGCCAGTCTGAAGAGAGCAAGGTGGTGGACAGCCGGACCGTCAGTCGCGATGGTTCCATTCGCCGCCGCCGGGAATGTCTCGATTGTCACAGTCGCTACACAACCTATGAATACGTGGTCAGGCATCCGTTGCTCGTGGTCAAAAAAAATGGCCAACGGGTGGAGTACGAACGCCAGCGTATCGAACGGAGTATTCGTATTGCCTGCAACAAACGGCCCGTGTCCGCCGAGCAGATTATGGATGCTACGGCCCGGGTTCACAAGCGGATTGAGGAGCTGGGCCAGGCGGAGGTCACCTCGGCCCAAATTGGAGATCTGGTTATGGAAATCCTGCGACAGCTGGATAAGGTGGCCTATATTCGGTTTGCCTCGGTCTATCGGGCATTCGAGGATATCGGGGAATTCCAGGCCGAGATCGAGCAGCTCCAGAAATAGGACTCCCGATGCTGGCGTTGCCTGGAACAAAAGAATCAAGAAAGCATATTGTATACCGATAAGGACTTTAAATGGCCCTCTCACAAGAACTGTTGGACATCCTGGTCTGCCCCAAGTGCAAAGGTCAGTTGGAATATCAGGAAGAGAAGGAAAGGCTTGTTTGCCCAGCCTGCCGCCTGGCTTATCCGATAGAAGACGATGTGCCCATCATGTTAATTGATCAAGCCCACAACCTGGATGAGTATGAGAGCGGTTAACTTGACAAACTAAAACAATTAACCTTATATTGAGATAATTAAATGGAGGATCGTAATCAGCGTCGTTTAGCTAGCAGCTCATTAATGCAGCGGCCGAAGATGGTCGCAATGTTAAGGTGGCTATATTTTATATAGCCTGTTACAGTGTTATAGTACAGGCATAGAAGAGATTTTTGATTTATAAGCTCAAGAGGGACCTGATTAAATGAAACGACTGACGCTGATTCTTTTATCTGCTTTACTCTTTCAAGGCGCCGTTCGGGCCCAGAGCGCTTCCGCGATATTTCTGCTCATCGCCCCTGGCGCTACTGCCGGTGGCACGGGCGAAGCCCAGGTGGCTGCCGCAACCGATGCCTACGCCAGCTACTGGAATCCGGCTGCTCTAGCTTTCTTACCCCAACGTGAGGTGGTCTATCAACGTGCCGGCTGGCTGCCGAATCTGGCCGATGATATGGTTTATAATTATTTAGGGCTTCGGCATAATGTACCTGGAGTGGGTACTTTTGGCGGCCACGTGATCTATCTGGACCTTGGCGAGCAAA is a genomic window of Candidatus Neomarinimicrobiota bacterium containing:
- the glyA gene encoding serine hydroxymethyltransferase; its protein translation is MNIDTVRKQDPELFAALEGELSRERNTLELIASENFTSRAVLEAAGTVLTNKYAEGYPGKRYYGGCEYVDQAEELARQRARKLFRCEYANVQPHSGSQANMGVYFTVLKPGDTMMGLDLAHGGHLTHGSPVNFSGKLYNIVSYGVSRETGRVDFAAVRRLAREHRPKLIVCGGSAYPRCIEFEQFQEVAGEVNALLLADIAHPAGLVATGYHPSPWPFCDFVTSTTHKTLRGPRGGLILMEEDRENPWGVIASKSGRVKRIGELLDGTLMPGIQGGPLMHIIAAKAVAFGEALKPEFKEYCGQIVRNAVQLAESFLELGYQLVSGGTDTHLILVDLSDRELSGKAAENALEAAGLTVNKNMVPFDQRSPMVTSGIRIGTPAVTTRGMKEEEMRRIAGLIDRVLRNPENEPTRSTVKREVQEMCRQFPLYQA
- the nrdR gene encoding transcriptional regulator NrdR encodes the protein MNCPYCQSEESKVVDSRTVSRDGSIRRRRECLDCHSRYTTYEYVVRHPLLVVKKNGQRVEYERQRIERSIRIACNKRPVSAEQIMDATARVHKRIEELGQAEVTSAQIGDLVMEILRQLDKVAYIRFASVYRAFEDIGEFQAEIEQLQK
- a CDS encoding Trm112 family protein, which translates into the protein MALSQELLDILVCPKCKGQLEYQEEKERLVCPACRLAYPIEDDVPIMLIDQAHNLDEYESG